One genomic region from Syngnathus typhle isolate RoL2023-S1 ecotype Sweden linkage group LG17, RoL_Styp_1.0, whole genome shotgun sequence encodes:
- the s1pr2 gene encoding sphingosine 1-phosphate receptor 2, with protein MNLCREAAAVSQLVAMRSRYSQYYNRTLIPYYYVFAKNMTLEDLDKRYEDKKVLTDPSIIIVVLCTIIILENLLVLIAVCRNKKFHTAMFFFIGNLAFSDLLAGSAYIANIFLSGSRTFDLVPVQWFIREGTAFIALAASVFSLLAIAIERYIAINKVKVYGSNKTCRMFLLIGACWVTSILLGGLPIMGWNCIDNLPQCSAVLPLYSKKYILFVVTIFSLILLSIVILYVRIYLIVRSSHQEAPNSPTYSLLKTVTIVLGVFIMCWLPAFTILLLDSSCTIRSCPILHKANIFFGFATLNSALNPVIYTLRSKDMRKEFLRVLCCWGVLQSGRPAERCLVPLKSSSSLEHCTHKHEHQNTPIMQNCTTCV; from the coding sequence ATGAATCTTTGCCGTGAAGCGGCAGCGGTGTCCCAGCTCGTCGCCATGAGGAGCAGATACTCACAGTACTACAACCGGACTCTGATCCCCTACTACTACGTGTTCGCCAAGAACATGACCCTGGAGGACCTAGACAAGCGCTACGAAGACAAGAAGGTGCTGACGGACCCCAGCATCATCATCGTGGTCCTGTGCACCATCATCATCCTGGAGAACCTCCTGGTGCTCATCGCCGTGTGCCGTAACAAGAAGTTCCACACGGCCATGTTTTTCTTCATCGGCAACCTGGCCTTCTCCGACCTCCTGGCCGGCTCGGCGTACATCGCCAATATTTTCCTGTCGGGCTCGCGGACCTTTGACCTGGTGCCCGTGCAGTGGTTCATCCGGGAGGGCACGGCGTTCATCGCCCTGGCCGCGTCGGTCTTCAGCCTCCTGGCCATCGCCATCGAGCGCTACATCGCCATCAACAAGGTCAAAGTCTACGGCTCCAACAAGACCTGCCGCATGTTCCTGCTCATCGGGGCCTGCTGGGTGACGTCCATCCTGCTGGGCGGTCTCCCCATCATGGGGTGGAACTGCATCGACAACCTCCCGCAGTGTTCGGCCGTGCTGCCGCTCTACTCCAAGAAGTACATCCTCTTTGTGGTGACCATATTCAGCCTCATCCTGCTCTCCATCGTCATCCTCTACGTGAGGATCTACTTAATCGTACGCTCCAGCCACCAGGAAGCCCCAAACTCCCCCACCTACTCCCTCTTGAAAACGGTCACCATCGTGCTTGGCGTCTTCATCATGTGCTGGCTTCCCGCCTTCACCATCCTCCTACTGGATTCCTCGTGCACCATCCGGTCCTGCCCCATCCTCCACAAAGCCAACATCTTCTTCGGCTTCGCCACGCTCAACTCGGCGCTCAACCCGGTCATCTACACGCTGCGCAGCAAGGACATGCGCAAGGAGTTCCTGCGCGTGCTATGCTGCTGGGGGGTCCTCCAGAGCGGGCGGCCCGCCGAGCGCTGCCTGGTGCCGCTCAAGAGCTCCAGCTCGCTGGAacactgcacacacaaacacgaacACCAGAACACGCCCATCATGCAGAACTGCACCACTTGCGTGTGA